In Desulfobacter hydrogenophilus, the genomic stretch CGGGTCATTAAGGTGCCTAATTCTTTAGAAGCACCTTGATATTATACATATTTTATCCGGCAGACCATATCAAAACCTAAATATCTAATGGTTTAGGGGCAAAATGTCAATTTATATATTTATTAGAGGATGTGGGATACAGAATCAAAGATGTTTAAAGAAAAAATTTTGGTCAAAAACTAGATGTTTACCTTTTCTAACGCGTTCTCGCAAAAGCCCCATTTTTTTATCCAAATCAGCCAGGTAGGCAGCACTTTTTTTTTCCGCCTCTAAGGTTTTGACCACATCGACAATACCGCCGTTTCTTATCACAATGCGTCGGTCACAGGACAGGGCAAGCAATGGATCATGGGTGGAGATCAGAACAATTTTCTCTTTGTTAAGCAGCAGGGAAATGGCTTTAACACGGTCGATGCCTGCATTTTCAATCTCATCGATTAATACAACGGGGGAGGCACTCAGATAGGCCACGTCGGCGATCATCAGAGCCCGGGACTGACCGCCGGAAAGAGACGTAATGGCTGTGTCCAGGGCAAACGGTTCACCTGCAAGCATTACGGCTGACTGGTAGATCTGCTTGGTTTTTTCTGGAATATTGTCAATCAGGCGGCTTTCGGCATGCATTTGTAAAAATGCCTCCACGGTCAAATCCATGACAAAATTCATGTTCTGGGAAAGCTGGGCCACCAGCCTGAACTCGCCGGAAAAACGAGACTGTGCCTCCAGCGGTTTGCCGTCCGGCAACACGTTTCGACCCGAAGGGGTATCCCCTTGGGCCAGACACTCAATATCCGAGAGAAGCTGGCTTTTGCCCGAACCGGTGGGCCCCACCACACTGACCACCTCACCGGGGAAAAGGGTGATCCCCATGGCTTCCGGATGCCCGTTTTTATCAAATCCGGCCCCAATGACCAGGTGATCCAGCCTGCCATGACTTTTGCACCGGCACTGTTCCATCTTTGCAATAAATTCCAGAACCTGGGCGGACAGGGATTCATGATCCAGACCGAATTGGGACAAATGGTCCGGGGACAGGCTTTCAATGCGCATGGCCAGTGTCTTTTGATCCGGGCAAGGATCAATCTCCAGAGCGCTGAAAAAATCTTTTAGATAAGGATATTTTTCCATCAGCGTATCAAGTCCAAAATTCAACAGGTCTGTGTCTACGCCATTTTTTTTGTTTACTATTCCCATCACGTAAAATCCATGGTTTTGACATTGCCGATCTGACTGTCAGGCCCGATCCGGGTCTCCCCTAGACAATAGGAACACAAGGCCGCCGGCATGGTAAAACGAAGGCGCATGCCGTTTAACGACGTAATGGCAGGTGCTGTTTTAAAATGTCCGGCAACCAGAAGAGAACCCTGGCCCGTCAATCCATTGACCGGCAGTACCGCAGCCTTTGCATTGGCCTGGCGAACACGAAAGGAAAAGACTTCCCGTTCAGCCTGGGACACAATATCCCCCTTGGTCAGTACCACAAGATCGGCATTTTTTAACATGGGGCCGATTTTCCTGGGTGTATGGACCCCGCTTAAATGATCAATGACACATACGGCCAGGATACCTTTAATATGGGGAGAACACCGGTTACAAAGTCCTGCGCTTTCACTGATCAACAGGTTAAAGCCTTGATCTATACCCCATTGCACGCAGGCTTCAATATTGGCAATAAAAAAATGATCCGGGCACAGCCCCCCGGCCAGCCCTTTTTTCACAGGCAAGCCGGCACGCTCATATCTTTTGTGGTCGTCTCCGGTGAGGCAGTCAAATTTGATGATGCCAATACGAAGCCCTTGTTCCAAAAGTTCTGCTGCCGTATGCAGGATGAAAGAGGTCTTTCCGCTTGAAGGCGGTCCTGCCACCGTCACCAGTCTGATGGACGAATTTTCTTTTTTCAATGTCTGGTTCATGGACCATCAAGGCGCCAGGGGCATGAAAATTTTATCAATTTCAATATTTAAGGCAGGAAGATCGTTTTGCCTTAAAAAGTCCCACCCCAGCCATTGCAGTGGTTTTGTCTGGACATCAGCGGCCACATCTGCATGGGGCACGGGAAATCCGGCACTTGCAAGGATCTGTGCGAGCTGACGGCCCACAAGATAATCAAGAACCGGTTTGAGCTCTTCTTTCTTTTCAGGTTTGACTTGGAGGATGACCGGGCTTGCGAGGGCGCCGTCATCCGGCCATATTACCTTAATGCGGTCCTGGTGTCGGATGCGGTCCGCAAAAAAAGCCGGCATGACATACAGTGCACCCGGGCCATTATTGTCTATCCGGTTGACCATCTGTGCCGGGTGAAGCCCTTCAAGCACATTGCGGGCCAAGGCCTCTAATCCCTTGTTGCCAAACGCCTTAAACGTGGGCAGCAGAACCGCGTGGCAATAAAATCCGTCTCCCCCTCTGATGATCAGGCTTTTCTTCCACTTCGGTGCAAGCATATCTTCCCAGGTGCGCGGCAGCGCTCTATTTCCCAACTTATCAAGGTTGGCAATCACCACCAAAGGATTTACGCACAAAATGGTATATTCGTTTTTGGGATCTAAAATTTGCGCATCTGAAAAATTCGGGCCGGCCGGCAGCTTTCCATATCCTGTAAAATGCCCCGGGACCACAAAATGGTTGTAAAACCGCCGACCTATAAAAACATTAAAATCAGCTGATACAATAATATCAGGGAGTTCCTCCTTGGCCTCAATGGTGTCAACGTAGGAATAATAAGATAATTCCTGGTTTACATTCCCCTCAACCGCCGATTGAATGTCAATCCCCTCTTTGGCTTGAAGTTCGTTTAAAAATTGGGAAAAAGCCCGGCTAAACGGCATTTTTAAACCACAGGGCATAAGCCCCAGAAAGCTCAAGTCTTTTTGAGCCGCCATGGATGTCAGTCCGGGGGTGTCAATTACAGGATCCTGGGTGATGGAACCCTCAAGCATCTTAATGAATGCCTCAATGTTGATGAATCGACTTTTTAACGCTGTGCCCAGGGTTAAAAAAGGTGCCAGCACCCGCATGGCATCGTCACTGACCAGGGCGCCCAGGCCATTTGCCACAAAAACCGACCGGGTCTGGGGAAATCGCTGGATTATTTCATATATTTTTAAGTCTGCATGAATGTTTGTTGGCATATTATTTGGGGCTCCTTTACTATTCTCCTGATTATCGGGAATACTTCGCGTAAATCATAACAGCAATTCTAATGCCAGGCGGATCAAAAGCAGTCGCCCACACAACAAATCAGATAATAAAACGTTTGATTAAGGGATGATATCGTCGGCAAATTCATTGCTTTGTATATGAAAGCACAAGTAACTTATTGAATTGC encodes the following:
- a CDS encoding GTP-binding protein, translating into MNQTLKKENSSIRLVTVAGPPSSGKTSFILHTAAELLEQGLRIGIIKFDCLTGDDHKRYERAGLPVKKGLAGGLCPDHFFIANIEACVQWGIDQGFNLLISESAGLCNRCSPHIKGILAVCVIDHLSGVHTPRKIGPMLKNADLVVLTKGDIVSQAEREVFSFRVRQANAKAAVLPVNGLTGQGSLLVAGHFKTAPAITSLNGMRLRFTMPAALCSYCLGETRIGPDSQIGNVKTMDFT
- a CDS encoding ATP-binding cassette domain-containing protein, whose protein sequence is MGIVNKKNGVDTDLLNFGLDTLMEKYPYLKDFFSALEIDPCPDQKTLAMRIESLSPDHLSQFGLDHESLSAQVLEFIAKMEQCRCKSHGRLDHLVIGAGFDKNGHPEAMGITLFPGEVVSVVGPTGSGKSQLLSDIECLAQGDTPSGRNVLPDGKPLEAQSRFSGEFRLVAQLSQNMNFVMDLTVEAFLQMHAESRLIDNIPEKTKQIYQSAVMLAGEPFALDTAITSLSGGQSRALMIADVAYLSASPVVLIDEIENAGIDRVKAISLLLNKEKIVLISTHDPLLALSCDRRIVIRNGGIVDVVKTLEAEKKSAAYLADLDKKMGLLRERVRKGKHLVFDQNFFFKHL
- a CDS encoding ABC transporter substrate-binding protein; this encodes MPTNIHADLKIYEIIQRFPQTRSVFVANGLGALVSDDAMRVLAPFLTLGTALKSRFINIEAFIKMLEGSITQDPVIDTPGLTSMAAQKDLSFLGLMPCGLKMPFSRAFSQFLNELQAKEGIDIQSAVEGNVNQELSYYSYVDTIEAKEELPDIIVSADFNVFIGRRFYNHFVVPGHFTGYGKLPAGPNFSDAQILDPKNEYTILCVNPLVVIANLDKLGNRALPRTWEDMLAPKWKKSLIIRGGDGFYCHAVLLPTFKAFGNKGLEALARNVLEGLHPAQMVNRIDNNGPGALYVMPAFFADRIRHQDRIKVIWPDDGALASPVILQVKPEKKEELKPVLDYLVGRQLAQILASAGFPVPHADVAADVQTKPLQWLGWDFLRQNDLPALNIEIDKIFMPLAP